The following are from one region of the Streptomyces fradiae genome:
- a CDS encoding aldo/keto reductase translates to MPADAATSSAPGGPLARFGLGTAAVGRPGYITLGRELDLPGDRSVAALRERTHALLDAAYAAGVRYFDTARSYGRAEEFLAGWLDARPEAAGAVRVGSKWGYTYTAGWRTSGVAAHEVKEHSVAVFERQIEETRALLGRHLDVYLVHSVTPDSPALSDPALHARLAELADEGVRVGLSTSGPAQADTIRAALGVSVAGRPLFTAVQSTWNVLEPSAGPALAEAHDAGWLVVVKEAMANGRLAGRNATGPDTAALRAVAARTGAGGDAVALAAVTARPWADIVLSGAATEAQLASNLTAAGLALDTRDLAELDTLAEPPAAYWSRRADLAWS, encoded by the coding sequence ATGCCGGCCGACGCCGCCACGTCTTCCGCCCCCGGCGGGCCGCTCGCGCGGTTCGGGCTCGGGACCGCCGCCGTGGGGCGGCCCGGGTACATCACGCTCGGGCGGGAGCTCGACCTCCCCGGGGACCGGAGTGTCGCGGCGCTCCGGGAGCGGACGCACGCGCTCCTGGACGCCGCCTACGCCGCGGGCGTGCGGTACTTCGACACGGCGAGGTCGTACGGGCGGGCCGAGGAGTTCCTGGCCGGATGGCTGGACGCGCGGCCGGAGGCGGCCGGTGCGGTGCGGGTCGGCAGCAAGTGGGGGTACACGTACACCGCCGGCTGGCGGACCTCCGGCGTCGCCGCGCACGAGGTCAAGGAGCACTCGGTGGCGGTGTTCGAGCGGCAGATCGAGGAGACCCGGGCGCTGCTCGGCCGGCACCTCGACGTGTACCTGGTGCACTCGGTCACCCCGGACAGCCCCGCGCTCTCCGACCCCGCCCTGCACGCCCGGCTCGCGGAACTCGCCGACGAGGGCGTACGCGTGGGCCTTTCCACCAGCGGCCCGGCGCAGGCCGACACGATCCGCGCCGCCCTCGGCGTGAGCGTGGCCGGGCGGCCGCTCTTCACGGCCGTGCAGTCCACCTGGAACGTGCTCGAACCCTCCGCCGGCCCGGCGCTCGCCGAAGCGCACGACGCGGGATGGCTGGTGGTCGTCAAGGAGGCCATGGCGAACGGCCGGCTCGCCGGACGCAACGCCACCGGCCCCGACACGGCCGCGCTCCGCGCCGTCGCCGCCCGCACCGGAGCCGGCGGCGACGCCGTCGCCCTCGCGGCGGTGACCGCCCGCCCCTGGGCCGACATCGTGCTCTCCGGCGCGGCCACCGAGGCTCAGCTCGCCTCCAACCTCACCGCCGCCGGACTCGCCCTCGACACAAGGGACTTGGCCGAGCTCGACACCCTCGCCGAACCGCCCGCCGCCTACTGGAGCCGGCGCGCCGACCTCGCCTGGTCCTGA
- a CDS encoding serine/threonine-protein kinase yields MVTGEAPGSAAAEGRLIGDRYRLDEPLGSGGMGTVWAGHDLLVHREVAVKEARTARDPARVERVLREARAAARVNHPSVVTVHDVVMEDGHPWIVMERVRGESLADRLDRDGALPEREAARIALHLAEALTAAHDRGVLHRDVKPANVLLADDGRVVLTDFGIAYIAGEESLTRSGEFIGSLAYTAPERMGGRRPAPASDLWSLGVLVYEMTEGRSPFRRDSMEGTVAAVLTDAPPPPRRADALAPVVLALLAKDPEERPTADAVTARLRAVTEPPPEAEEKRQPPPVRRKTWAAVAAAAVLVSLGAWAVTHWADRPDRDGASGPATPTSTASPSSSPSSAPGYVQVREPGFRAEVPAGWTAHPRNAQGQYRYTQGAFEIVIVPGRDLASRFSADPLAYQRDHEPELRPWRDSSWSYASGMTLTRIAGASSAIGTFNWADDGDHERLAANAALLIGGRYHLVIVLGPVDRGEAIEQYHAHVRASYEAAGG; encoded by the coding sequence ATGGTGACGGGGGAGGCGCCTGGATCGGCCGCGGCCGAGGGGCGGTTGATCGGTGACCGCTACCGGCTCGACGAGCCGCTCGGCTCGGGCGGCATGGGCACGGTGTGGGCCGGACACGACCTCCTCGTACACCGCGAGGTCGCCGTGAAGGAGGCCCGCACGGCCCGCGACCCGGCGCGTGTCGAACGCGTGCTGCGCGAGGCACGGGCCGCGGCGCGCGTGAACCACCCCTCCGTGGTGACGGTCCACGACGTGGTCATGGAGGACGGGCACCCCTGGATCGTCATGGAGCGGGTGCGCGGCGAGTCGCTCGCCGATCGCCTCGACCGGGACGGCGCGCTGCCGGAACGCGAGGCCGCCCGCATCGCCCTGCACCTCGCCGAGGCGCTGACGGCCGCCCACGACCGGGGCGTGCTGCACCGGGACGTGAAGCCCGCGAACGTCCTCCTCGCCGACGACGGCCGCGTCGTCCTCACCGACTTCGGCATCGCGTACATCGCGGGCGAGGAATCCCTCACCCGCTCCGGCGAGTTCATCGGCTCGCTCGCCTACACCGCGCCCGAGCGGATGGGCGGCCGCCGCCCCGCCCCCGCCTCCGACCTGTGGTCGCTCGGCGTCCTGGTCTACGAGATGACCGAGGGCCGCTCGCCCTTCCGGCGCGACTCGATGGAGGGCACGGTCGCCGCCGTCCTCACCGACGCACCCCCTCCGCCGCGCCGCGCGGACGCGCTCGCCCCCGTCGTCCTCGCCCTGCTCGCCAAGGACCCGGAGGAGCGGCCGACGGCCGACGCGGTGACGGCACGCCTGCGGGCGGTGACCGAACCGCCGCCGGAGGCGGAGGAGAAGAGGCAGCCGCCCCCGGTACGAAGGAAGACGTGGGCGGCCGTCGCGGCCGCCGCCGTGCTGGTGTCCCTCGGCGCCTGGGCGGTCACCCACTGGGCCGACCGGCCCGACCGCGACGGCGCCTCGGGCCCCGCCACGCCGACCAGCACGGCCTCGCCCTCCTCCTCACCCTCCTCCGCACCCGGCTACGTCCAGGTCCGGGAGCCCGGCTTCCGGGCCGAGGTACCCGCCGGCTGGACCGCGCACCCGCGCAACGCCCAGGGCCAGTACCGCTACACCCAGGGCGCCTTCGAGATCGTCATCGTCCCCGGCCGCGACCTGGCCTCCCGCTTCTCCGCCGACCCCCTCGCCTACCAGCGGGACCACGAGCCGGAGCTGCGGCCCTGGCGTGACTCCAGCTGGTCCTACGCCAGCGGGATGACGCTGACCCGGATCGCGGGTGCGAGCTCCGCGATCGGCACCTTCAACTGGGCCGACGACGGGGACCACGAGCGGCTCGCCGCCAACGCCGCGCTTCTGATCGGCGGCCGCTATCACCTGGTCATCGTGCTCGGCCCGGTGGACCGCGGCGAGGCGATCGAGCAGTACCACGCGCACGTCCGGGCGAGCTACGAGGCCGCGGGCGGATGA
- a CDS encoding transglycosylase SLT domain-containing protein, translating into MRGPGKHRRPKNAPLARGIAAVGLTGSAALALPLAGAATAGAATPTATASAVAVAKQTLQIAPAATPSAVKSGPVKYSVVAGDSLSKIAHEHGVRGGWKKLYKDNRRVVGDDPRLIHPGQQLSVAGTATRTAAKTAAKAATGTSGAAASAPAKAVQPKAVQAVATSAGSAPAGSATSAGYTYADNLEGWIRESLDIMAREGIPGSFDGIYRNIMRESSGNPRAINNWDSNAVAGTPSKGLLQVIDPTFSAYHVAGTSFDPYDPVANITAACNYAADRYGSIDNVFGAY; encoded by the coding sequence ATGCGTGGACCCGGCAAGCACCGCCGCCCGAAGAACGCCCCGCTCGCCCGCGGCATCGCCGCCGTCGGCCTCACCGGCAGCGCCGCCCTCGCCCTGCCCCTGGCCGGAGCCGCCACCGCCGGCGCGGCCACCCCGACCGCCACCGCATCTGCCGTCGCAGTGGCAAAGCAGACGCTTCAGATTGCGCCCGCCGCGACCCCGTCGGCCGTGAAGTCCGGGCCGGTGAAGTATTCCGTCGTGGCCGGTGACTCGCTGTCGAAGATCGCTCACGAGCACGGGGTGCGGGGTGGCTGGAAGAAGCTCTACAAGGACAACCGCCGGGTCGTCGGCGACGACCCGCGCCTGATCCACCCGGGCCAGCAGCTCTCCGTCGCCGGCACCGCCACCCGTACCGCCGCGAAGACCGCCGCCAAGGCCGCCACCGGTACGAGCGGCGCCGCCGCCTCGGCCCCCGCGAAGGCCGTCCAGCCGAAGGCGGTCCAGGCCGTCGCGACCTCGGCCGGTTCCGCCCCGGCCGGCTCCGCCACCTCCGCGGGCTACACGTACGCCGACAACCTCGAGGGCTGGATCCGCGAGTCCCTCGACATCATGGCTCGCGAAGGCATCCCCGGCAGCTTCGACGGCATCTACCGCAACATCATGCGCGAGTCCTCCGGCAACCCGCGGGCCATCAACAACTGGGACTCCAACGCCGTCGCCGGCACCCCGTCCAAGGGCCTCCTCCAGGTGATCGACCCCACCTTCAGCGCCTACCACGTGGCCGGCACCTCCTTCGACCCGTACGACCCGGTCGCCAACATCACCGCGGCCTGCAACTACGCCGCCGACCGCTACGGCTCCATCGACAACGTCTTCGGCGCCTACTGA
- a CDS encoding polysaccharide deacetylase family protein, with the protein MGQKKKYTPQIAAVASAVALSLAAWGAAVLTDTEAEARDGAGAGAQHEQRVPPTQDGKAPEPVKPAKVPESIAHATEAGGKSVNITIDDGPDPNWTPQMLDILKENGVKATFCMVGPRAKEYPTLVKRVVAEGHRLCDHTMDHDTTMDKKPVAYQKQQILDAKRLIEEAAGGAKIDYYRAPGGAFTPDSRKIAAAEGMRPLGWNVDTKDFERPGTAAIVGAVKNELSNGPTILFHDGGGDRSQTVEALRQVLPWLKQQGHPTSFPVRTAP; encoded by the coding sequence ATGGGGCAGAAGAAGAAGTACACGCCGCAGATAGCCGCGGTCGCTTCGGCGGTCGCGCTGAGTCTGGCCGCCTGGGGGGCCGCCGTGTTGACGGACACGGAGGCGGAGGCGCGTGACGGGGCAGGCGCGGGGGCGCAGCACGAGCAGCGTGTACCGCCCACCCAGGACGGCAAGGCCCCGGAGCCGGTGAAGCCGGCGAAGGTCCCGGAGAGCATCGCGCACGCCACCGAGGCGGGCGGGAAGTCGGTGAACATCACCATCGACGACGGCCCCGACCCGAACTGGACGCCCCAGATGCTCGACATCCTCAAGGAGAACGGCGTCAAGGCCACGTTCTGCATGGTCGGGCCGCGCGCCAAGGAGTACCCGACGCTCGTGAAGCGGGTCGTCGCCGAGGGCCACCGGCTCTGCGACCACACCATGGACCACGACACCACCATGGACAAGAAGCCGGTCGCGTACCAGAAGCAGCAGATCCTCGACGCCAAGCGGCTGATCGAGGAGGCGGCCGGCGGCGCGAAGATCGACTACTACCGCGCACCGGGCGGCGCCTTCACCCCGGACAGCCGGAAGATCGCCGCGGCCGAGGGCATGCGGCCGCTCGGCTGGAACGTGGACACCAAGGACTTCGAGCGCCCCGGCACCGCGGCGATCGTCGGCGCCGTGAAGAACGAGCTGTCCAACGGCCCGACGATCCTCTTCCACGACGGCGGCGGCGACCGCAGCCAGACCGTGGAAGCCCTCCGCCAGGTCCTCCCCTGGCTCAAGCAGCAGGGTCACCCGACCAGCTTCCCGGTCCGCACCGCCCCCTGA
- a CDS encoding zinc ribbon domain-containing protein YjdM, whose translation MNENLPPCPECSGVYTYEMGSLLVCPECGHEWSASAGEAGTDDAAGGEKVIRDAVGNVLADGDTVTVVKTLKVKGSPSGIKAGTKVRNIRLVDGVDGHDIDCKVDGFGPMQLKSSVVKKA comes from the coding sequence GTGAACGAGAACCTTCCCCCGTGCCCCGAGTGCTCCGGCGTCTACACCTACGAGATGGGCTCGCTGCTCGTCTGCCCCGAATGCGGCCACGAGTGGTCGGCCTCCGCCGGTGAGGCCGGCACTGACGACGCCGCAGGCGGCGAGAAGGTCATCCGGGACGCCGTCGGCAATGTCCTCGCCGACGGCGACACGGTGACCGTGGTCAAGACCCTCAAGGTGAAGGGCAGCCCCAGCGGCATCAAGGCCGGCACCAAGGTCCGCAACATCCGTCTCGTCGACGGTGTCGACGGCCACGACATCGACTGCAAGGTCGACGGCTTCGGCCCGATGCAGCTGAAGTCCAGCGTGGTGAAGAAGGCCTGA
- a CDS encoding metalloregulator ArsR/SmtB family transcription factor has product MSAPLYQLKAEFFKTLGHPVRIRVLELLSQREHAVSEMLAEVGVEPAHLSQQLAVLRRANLVVARREGSAVHYTLTDPQVAELLVVARSILSGVLAGQAELLADLRASGTAIAPPE; this is encoded by the coding sequence ATGAGCGCGCCGCTCTACCAGCTGAAGGCGGAATTCTTCAAGACGCTCGGCCACCCCGTGCGGATCCGCGTCCTGGAGCTGCTCAGCCAGCGGGAGCACGCGGTCTCGGAGATGCTGGCCGAGGTCGGCGTCGAGCCCGCGCACCTCTCCCAGCAGCTCGCCGTGCTGCGCCGCGCCAACCTGGTCGTGGCGCGCCGCGAGGGCTCGGCGGTCCACTACACGCTGACCGACCCGCAGGTCGCGGAGCTCCTGGTGGTCGCCCGCTCGATCCTGTCCGGCGTCCTCGCCGGCCAGGCCGAGCTCCTCGCCGACCTCCGCGCCAGCGGAACGGCGATCGCGCCGCCCGAGTAG
- a CDS encoding MFS transporter: MITTGIGKRLRGGAESGPQRALIISSFVSRVGNGLFNTAAVLYFTLVVHLPAAQVGAGLTIAGLCGLAAGVPAGNLADRYGPRVVSLIAQAVLALTMASFVLIDSWLAFTLVATLDRLAATAGGAAGGALVARVGGERPAAFRARLRTYVNLGVVVGTLGAAVALQIDTRAAYTALILANAASFALAGLIVLIGVPNYRPLPKPEAHRQWSVLADRPYMSFVALYSAMGLQYQTVSLLLPIWLAAHTDAPRWTVAAVYAVNSGVCVLLQSRLGSKVETPHQGGRALRRAGLLFLVSCPLMALTADVPVWVASALAVLAVCLHSIGEVWESSGGYALGFGLAPDHAQGQYQGLLGIGFNAGQALAPLILTGAVLALGHTGWFLLALFFAALGMAGPPVAAWAERTRPAPPAENTASPRAEAER, translated from the coding sequence ATGATCACGACAGGAATCGGGAAGCGCTTACGCGGCGGGGCGGAATCCGGTCCGCAACGGGCTCTGATCATCTCCAGTTTCGTCAGCAGGGTCGGCAACGGGCTCTTCAACACCGCCGCCGTCCTCTACTTCACTCTCGTCGTGCACCTGCCCGCCGCCCAGGTGGGAGCGGGCCTGACCATCGCCGGACTCTGCGGCCTGGCGGCAGGCGTACCGGCGGGCAATCTGGCCGACCGGTACGGTCCGCGGGTCGTCTCGCTGATCGCCCAGGCCGTGCTGGCCCTCACCATGGCGTCCTTCGTCCTCATCGACAGCTGGCTCGCCTTCACCCTCGTCGCCACCCTGGACCGGCTGGCCGCCACGGCCGGCGGCGCGGCGGGCGGTGCGCTCGTCGCCCGCGTCGGCGGCGAGCGGCCCGCCGCCTTCCGGGCCCGGCTCCGGACCTACGTCAACCTCGGCGTCGTCGTCGGCACCCTGGGCGCGGCCGTCGCCCTCCAGATCGACACCCGTGCCGCCTACACCGCGCTGATCCTCGCCAACGCCGCCAGCTTCGCCCTCGCCGGACTGATCGTGCTGATCGGCGTCCCGAACTACCGGCCCCTGCCCAAGCCCGAGGCCCACCGTCAGTGGAGCGTCCTCGCCGACCGGCCGTACATGTCCTTCGTCGCGCTCTACAGCGCCATGGGCCTGCAGTACCAGACCGTCTCCCTTCTTCTGCCGATCTGGCTCGCCGCCCACACCGACGCACCACGCTGGACCGTGGCCGCGGTCTACGCGGTCAACAGCGGGGTCTGCGTGCTGCTCCAGAGCCGCCTCGGTTCCAAGGTCGAGACCCCGCACCAGGGCGGCCGCGCCCTCCGCCGCGCCGGACTCCTCTTCCTCGTCAGCTGTCCGCTGATGGCGCTGACCGCCGACGTCCCCGTGTGGGTCGCATCGGCCCTCGCCGTCCTCGCCGTGTGCCTCCACAGCATCGGCGAGGTGTGGGAGTCGTCCGGCGGCTACGCCCTCGGCTTCGGCCTCGCCCCCGACCACGCCCAGGGCCAGTACCAGGGCCTCCTCGGCATCGGCTTCAACGCGGGCCAGGCCCTCGCCCCGCTGATCCTGACCGGAGCGGTCCTCGCCCTCGGCCACACCGGATGGTTCCTCCTCGCCCTCTTCTTCGCGGCCCTGGGCATGGCCGGGCCCCCGGTCGCCGCCTGGGCCGAACGGACCCGTCCCGCCCCACCGGCCGAGAACACCGCGTCCCCGCGGGCCGAGGCCGAGCGCTGA
- a CDS encoding cytochrome P450 yields MTVPPSEHAGPETDLLPPPGCPAHAAATGPDGTTRLYGPTAATDPMGLYEKLRAAHGTVAPVLLDGDVRAWLVLGYTENRDVATRATQYSRDPRVWHGWRSGEIDPATSPLIPMIGWRPDCVCADGEDHQRLRGAVTAGLDQFDHRGLRRHITRFAHQLIDGFCESGESELVNQFTEHLPMLTLIHLLGMSDESGPELVHAARDLFKATETSLASNAFVLKALEELVVTKRSRPGHDIASALLAHPAGLTDEEVMHHLRLILLAGYETTANLMSNVLRMVVTDHRFRGSLAGGQMTLPEAVEQVLWDEPPLMVCPGRWANGDTTLGGQQIKAGDMLLLGLAAGNVDETIRPDPATPVHHNRAHLSFSAGSHECPGQDIGRIIADTGIDILLTRLPDIALAVPEEELSWRSSTWARHLTALPVRFAPRQPRAQDLPAPLPAPPTQSSGMPAPGLWPETAPPVPEQRPAAAPASWWARLRRLLSRR; encoded by the coding sequence ATGACCGTCCCGCCCTCCGAACACGCCGGCCCGGAGACCGACCTCCTGCCGCCGCCGGGCTGCCCGGCGCACGCGGCGGCCACCGGCCCCGACGGCACCACCCGGCTGTACGGCCCCACCGCGGCCACCGACCCGATGGGTCTGTACGAGAAGCTGCGCGCCGCGCACGGAACGGTCGCGCCCGTCCTGCTCGACGGCGACGTGCGCGCCTGGCTCGTCCTCGGCTACACCGAGAACCGCGACGTCGCCACCCGCGCCACCCAGTACTCGCGCGATCCGCGGGTCTGGCACGGCTGGCGCAGCGGCGAGATCGACCCCGCCACCTCGCCGCTCATCCCCATGATCGGCTGGCGGCCGGACTGCGTGTGCGCCGACGGCGAGGACCACCAGCGGCTGCGCGGGGCGGTCACGGCGGGCCTCGACCAGTTCGACCACCGCGGACTGCGCCGTCACATCACCCGCTTCGCCCACCAGCTGATCGACGGGTTCTGCGAGAGCGGCGAGTCGGAGCTGGTCAACCAGTTCACCGAGCATCTGCCGATGCTCACCCTCATCCACCTCCTCGGCATGTCGGACGAGTCCGGCCCGGAGCTGGTGCACGCCGCGCGCGACCTGTTCAAGGCGACCGAGACCTCGCTCGCCAGCAACGCCTTCGTCCTGAAGGCCCTGGAGGAGCTGGTCGTCACCAAGCGCTCGCGGCCGGGGCACGACATCGCTTCCGCGCTGCTCGCCCACCCGGCCGGGCTCACCGACGAGGAGGTGATGCACCACCTGCGGCTGATCCTGCTCGCCGGGTACGAGACGACGGCCAACCTGATGTCCAACGTGCTGCGGATGGTGGTCACCGACCATCGCTTCCGCGGTTCGTTGGCCGGCGGTCAGATGACGCTGCCGGAGGCCGTCGAGCAGGTGCTGTGGGACGAGCCGCCGCTGATGGTGTGCCCGGGCCGCTGGGCCAACGGCGACACCACCCTCGGCGGGCAGCAGATCAAGGCGGGCGACATGCTGCTGCTCGGCCTGGCCGCCGGCAATGTCGACGAGACGATCCGGCCGGATCCGGCGACGCCGGTGCACCACAACCGGGCGCACCTGTCCTTCAGCGCGGGCAGCCACGAGTGCCCCGGCCAGGACATCGGCCGCATCATCGCCGACACCGGCATCGACATCCTGCTGACCCGGCTGCCGGACATCGCCCTCGCGGTGCCGGAGGAGGAACTGTCCTGGCGTTCCTCCACCTGGGCCCGGCATCTGACGGCGCTTCCGGTGCGGTTCGCGCCCCGGCAGCCGCGGGCGCAGGACCTGCCGGCGCCGCTGCCGGCGCCGCCGACGCAGAGCAGCGGGATGCCGGCGCCCGGCCTGTGGCCCGAGACCGCGCCGCCGGTCCCGGAGCAGCGCCCGGCGGCGGCCCCGGCATCGTGGTGGGCGCGGCTGCGGCGGCTGCTCTCCCGCCGCTAG
- a CDS encoding ATP/GTP-binding protein, which produces MDYASSEASLAGPRGTDVLLPHGARGVKVVVVGGFGVGKTTMVGAVSEIKPLTTEENMTQAGVGIDNNPGAAGKSTTTVAMDFGRISINEELVLYLFGTPGQERFWFLWNGIFEGALGAVVLVDTRRIEVCFEVITRLEDRRVPFVVAVNTFPEAPQYPLPELRTALALGESVPIVTCDARDRASCRDALLSLMVYLCTLAAQETPV; this is translated from the coding sequence ATGGACTACGCAAGCTCTGAGGCCTCCCTGGCCGGCCCGCGCGGCACCGACGTGCTGCTGCCGCACGGCGCCCGGGGAGTCAAGGTCGTGGTCGTCGGCGGCTTCGGCGTCGGCAAGACCACCATGGTCGGGGCGGTCAGCGAGATCAAGCCGCTGACCACCGAGGAGAACATGACCCAGGCGGGTGTCGGGATCGACAACAACCCCGGCGCCGCGGGCAAGAGCACCACCACCGTCGCGATGGACTTCGGACGGATCAGCATCAACGAGGAGCTGGTCCTCTATCTCTTCGGGACCCCGGGCCAGGAACGCTTCTGGTTCCTGTGGAACGGGATCTTCGAAGGCGCGCTCGGCGCGGTCGTCCTCGTCGACACTCGCCGGATCGAGGTGTGCTTCGAGGTCATCACCCGTCTCGAGGACCGTCGTGTCCCCTTCGTCGTGGCGGTCAACACCTTCCCCGAAGCCCCGCAGTACCCCCTGCCCGAACTGCGCACTGCGCTGGCCCTCGGCGAGTCCGTCCCCATCGTCACCTGCGACGCCCGCGACCGGGCGTCCTGCCGTGACGCGCTGCTCTCGCTGATGGTCTACCTGTGCACCCTCGCCGCCCAGGAGACCCCCGTATGA
- a CDS encoding DUF742 domain-containing protein: MTSERKGPWDEGTPVPLYVITGGQGSGEKAFNLVTLIASRSSPEPSMQPETAAILTMCQYPLSVAEVSAYLSLPFSVVTVLLSQLVEDERVEAIAPVPVAAFPERGLLEAVIHGLRKL; the protein is encoded by the coding sequence GTGACATCAGAGCGCAAAGGCCCTTGGGACGAAGGCACTCCCGTTCCGCTCTACGTCATCACCGGCGGCCAGGGCTCCGGGGAGAAGGCGTTCAACCTGGTGACCCTGATCGCGTCGCGGTCCTCTCCCGAGCCTTCGATGCAGCCCGAGACCGCCGCCATCCTCACCATGTGTCAGTACCCGCTGTCGGTCGCCGAGGTGTCGGCGTACCTCAGCCTCCCGTTCAGTGTCGTCACCGTGCTCCTGTCCCAACTCGTCGAGGACGAACGTGTGGAAGCCATCGCACCCGTGCCCGTCGCGGCATTTCCCGAACGCGGCCTGTTGGAGGCGGTGATCCATGGACTACGCAAGCTCTGA
- a CDS encoding roadblock/LC7 domain-containing protein, with protein sequence MLTELVGSVPYVRHVVVLSSDGLCIGQANTTPDTADAIAAACSGIQSLAKAIAQMFPHGDGSTRMVGIEADGGYFSLMAAGPGAYLAVLADEEVDAGLLGDRMRTLVVRIGQHMTSPPRDDVRQAM encoded by the coding sequence ATGCTCACGGAGCTCGTGGGCAGCGTTCCGTACGTGCGCCACGTGGTCGTCCTCTCCTCGGACGGCCTGTGCATCGGCCAGGCCAACACCACCCCGGACACCGCCGACGCGATCGCGGCCGCCTGTTCCGGCATCCAGAGCCTGGCCAAGGCCATCGCGCAGATGTTCCCGCACGGCGACGGCTCGACACGGATGGTCGGGATCGAGGCCGACGGCGGCTACTTCTCCCTCATGGCGGCCGGCCCCGGCGCGTACCTCGCGGTCCTGGCCGACGAGGAGGTGGACGCGGGGCTGCTCGGCGACCGGATGCGGACCCTGGTGGTGCGGATCGGTCAGCACATGACGAGTCCCCCCCGTGATGACGTGCGGCAGGCGATGTGA
- a CDS encoding sensor histidine kinase, with product MWLIPPGALAGVLAIGLFFSSAQIRSSLAWYGLVAVALTAVTSAVTMRRLRTSDSARRTQAATEAREYYARREAALLGRLADQRSTTRWMADELLPAAVARLQKGESASDIMQSVSFGDHLDDEFTEALKGALRTLLEAVEAEESTRDSSQRALVAVARRVQAIVHQLAKDLHAMQILHGTDIVVSRGLQDIDHRNALIGRLAASIAVLGDARPGRQWSKAIPLYDVLRGAMSRIVDYPRVRLQAVTEVAVIGPGAEPLIHLLAELLDNATTFSPPHTPVEVTASEVPSGIAIEIEDRGVGLTEEVRQRIDRVMTQSATGIFLAGLGEVTQLGLPVVSRLAREHGCEVDLRTSAYGGVRAVILVPRRLITTVPQPVMRAPHENHRKRSGGPGFPTPPPPPTIIPPAPDPMPERASVPAPARTPAPAPAPASTARHAAPTASSQAPAAPSPSPSVPSSAPFTTAPFTASADSGATDVGEPGKTVNGLPQRRRASPVPTPVVRTGSTPPEAPALPRRNGTPRQPGLMWEAFNGEKRTAADPSTPHSDPSDEVE from the coding sequence GTGTGGCTCATTCCCCCCGGGGCCCTGGCCGGCGTCCTCGCCATAGGGCTGTTCTTCTCCTCCGCGCAGATACGGTCGTCGCTCGCCTGGTACGGCCTGGTGGCCGTCGCCCTCACGGCCGTCACCTCGGCCGTGACGATGCGCCGGCTCCGTACGAGCGACTCGGCCCGCCGGACCCAGGCGGCCACCGAGGCGCGGGAGTACTACGCCCGGCGCGAAGCCGCGCTGCTCGGCCGCCTCGCGGACCAGCGGTCCACCACCCGGTGGATGGCCGACGAGCTGCTCCCCGCGGCCGTGGCCCGGCTGCAGAAGGGCGAGAGCGCGTCGGACATCATGCAGTCCGTCTCCTTCGGCGACCACCTCGACGACGAGTTCACCGAGGCGCTGAAGGGCGCCCTGCGCACTCTCCTGGAGGCCGTCGAGGCCGAGGAGAGCACCCGTGACTCGTCCCAGCGCGCGCTCGTCGCCGTCGCCCGCCGCGTCCAGGCGATCGTGCACCAGCTCGCCAAGGACCTGCACGCGATGCAGATCCTGCACGGCACGGACATCGTCGTCTCGCGCGGTCTGCAGGACATCGACCACCGCAACGCGCTGATCGGCCGCCTCGCGGCCAGCATCGCCGTGCTCGGCGACGCCCGGCCCGGCCGCCAGTGGTCGAAGGCGATCCCGCTCTACGACGTCCTGCGCGGCGCCATGTCCCGTATCGTCGACTACCCCCGCGTGCGGCTGCAGGCGGTGACCGAGGTGGCCGTGATCGGCCCCGGCGCCGAGCCGCTGATCCACCTGCTCGCCGAACTCCTCGACAACGCCACGACCTTCTCGCCGCCGCACACCCCGGTGGAGGTCACCGCGAGCGAGGTGCCCTCCGGCATCGCGATCGAGATCGAGGACCGCGGCGTCGGCCTGACCGAGGAGGTCCGGCAGCGCATCGACCGCGTCATGACGCAGTCGGCCACCGGCATCTTCCTGGCGGGTCTCGGCGAGGTCACCCAGCTCGGTCTGCCCGTCGTGAGCCGGCTGGCGCGCGAGCACGGCTGCGAGGTGGACCTGCGCACCTCCGCGTACGGCGGTGTGCGGGCCGTCATCCTCGTACCCCGACGCCTGATCACCACGGTGCCCCAGCCTGTCATGAGAGCCCCCCACGAGAACCACCGGAAGCGCTCCGGCGGCCCGGGCTTCCCGACGCCTCCGCCGCCTCCCACCATCATTCCGCCCGCGCCGGATCCGATGCCCGAGCGCGCGTCCGTACCGGCGCCCGCGCGCACACCCGCGCCCGCGCCCGCTCCGGCCTCCACCGCGCGTCACGCCGCCCCCACGGCGTCGTCGCAGGCCCCCGCCGCTCCCTCCCCGTCGCCCTCCGTGCCGTCCTCCGCGCCGTTCACCACCGCGCCGTTCACGGCCTCGGCGGACTCCGGCGCCACCGACGTCGGCGAGCCCGGCAAGACCGTCAACGGGCTCCCGCAGCGCCGCCGCGCGTCGCCCGTCCCCACCCCGGTCGTCCGCACGGGCAGCACTCCCCCGGAGGCGCCGGCCCTCCCCCGGCGCAACGGCACGCCGCGCCAGCCGGGCCTGATGTGGGAGGCGTTCAACGGCGAGAAGCGGACGGCCGCCGATCCCTCCACTCCCCACAGCGATCCGTCAGATGAGGTCGAGTAA